A stretch of the Anaeromusa acidaminophila DSM 3853 genome encodes the following:
- a CDS encoding aspartate kinase, which translates to MAFLVKKFGGSSVATAEKIQAVAERIIRTKEEQDRVVVVVSAMGDTTDELISLAQKVCGAPYSHSRELDQLLTTGEQVSISLLAMALRSKGCPAISLTGPQAGIETTAVPLKGKIRRIEPTRVLAELDKGKVVVVAGFQGVADTGDITTLGRGGSDTSAVALAGSLQADVCEILTDVDGVYSADPRIVTSAKKMKEITYNEMLEMARLGAVVMQPRAVEMGKNYGIPIHVRSTFTEITGTIIREAYTMEEKECAVRGVTHDTHVAKVAVLGVPDQPGIAHLIFSALAQANIDVDMIVQSVRANEKGIIDMVFTIGEDDAEQTRTLMGELALAQNFAGVEIDEAVAKVSIVGAGMYGSPGVAAKMFGALGNLGINLEVISTSEISISCLIREDRTKEAVNAVHALFFPDK; encoded by the coding sequence ATGGCTTTTCTTGTAAAAAAATTTGGCGGCAGCTCTGTGGCGACAGCGGAAAAGATTCAGGCAGTAGCGGAGCGTATTATTCGGACCAAAGAAGAACAGGACCGAGTGGTAGTTGTTGTATCAGCCATGGGAGATACGACCGATGAGTTGATCTCACTAGCTCAAAAAGTATGTGGCGCACCATATTCGCACTCCAGAGAGCTTGATCAGCTTTTAACGACAGGAGAGCAAGTATCGATTTCTCTCTTGGCTATGGCGCTGCGTAGCAAGGGGTGTCCTGCTATTTCCCTTACTGGACCGCAGGCGGGTATTGAAACAACAGCAGTACCGTTAAAAGGAAAAATTCGCAGGATTGAACCCACACGGGTTCTTGCAGAACTAGATAAAGGAAAAGTTGTTGTAGTTGCCGGTTTCCAGGGGGTGGCTGATACTGGAGATATTACCACGCTGGGACGAGGCGGTTCGGATACTTCGGCGGTAGCTTTGGCCGGCTCGTTGCAAGCGGACGTGTGCGAAATCTTGACCGATGTAGACGGCGTGTATTCGGCGGATCCTCGAATTGTGACTTCTGCAAAAAAAATGAAAGAAATTACGTATAATGAAATGCTGGAAATGGCGCGTCTCGGTGCGGTAGTGATGCAGCCGCGAGCTGTGGAAATGGGTAAAAATTATGGCATTCCTATTCATGTGCGGTCTACTTTTACGGAAATTACGGGAACGATTATTAGGGAGGCATACACCATGGAAGAAAAAGAATGTGCCGTTCGCGGCGTAACACATGATACCCATGTAGCTAAGGTGGCGGTATTAGGCGTACCAGATCAGCCGGGAATCGCCCATTTGATTTTTTCGGCGTTGGCTCAGGCGAATATTGATGTGGATATGATTGTACAGAGCGTTCGGGCGAATGAAAAAGGAATTATTGATATGGTATTCACAATTGGAGAGGATGATGCGGAGCAGACGCGGACTTTGATGGGAGAACTTGCTCTTGCGCAGAATTTTGCGGGTGTGGAAATTGATGAAGCTGTGGCTAAAGTATCGATAGTCGGCGCTGGCATGTATGGCAGTCCGGGCGTGGCGGCTAAAATGTTTGGCGCCTTGGGGAATCTAGGGATCAATCTGGAGGTAATTAGTACTTCGGAAATCAGTATTTCTTGTTTAATTCGCGAAGATAGAACGAAAGAAGCGGTTAATGCAGTACATGCCTTATTTTTTCCAGACAAGTAA
- a CDS encoding pyridoxal phosphate-dependent aminotransferase — MSFSLAASHAKGKFATDNIFGANAAAVQAEAKVGKEKVVNATIGAILDDEGGLACLPTVEKVFRALPTVDLVRYSPIPGQPAFLQAAIDMTLGEHKPEAYMDAVATAGGCGVIHHAIWNYTELGDTVLTSDWYWGPYNVLCHDALRKLDTFQLFDEKQNFNLQAFQSKVADVLATQDSVLIILNTPAHNPTGYSLSDTEWDGVLQVAKEYAKNPNKRIILLVDAAYLEFAGENNECRAFFSKFGQLPQNLLTIVAFSMSKAFTMYGQRVGAMIGISSNKDVIQEFADINQYTSRATWSNINTPAMATMAAIYHDARLKAAVDAERQSFYHLIRERAETFVNEAAEVSLHMLPYRAGFFLSIPAKNPEAVCDKLQEDYIFAVPLTKGIRVAVCAVPAYKIKGMAAKFKQAIAKTE, encoded by the coding sequence ATGTCATTTTCTTTGGCCGCATCTCATGCAAAAGGCAAATTTGCTACTGATAATATTTTTGGCGCTAACGCGGCGGCGGTACAAGCGGAAGCTAAGGTAGGCAAGGAAAAAGTAGTCAATGCAACGATTGGTGCAATTCTCGATGATGAAGGCGGCTTGGCTTGCCTTCCAACTGTGGAAAAGGTTTTTCGCGCTTTGCCTACAGTGGATTTGGTCCGTTACTCTCCCATACCGGGACAGCCGGCTTTTTTGCAAGCGGCTATTGATATGACTCTAGGGGAACATAAGCCGGAGGCTTACATGGACGCAGTGGCGACTGCCGGAGGCTGCGGCGTAATTCATCATGCCATTTGGAACTATACGGAGCTGGGAGATACGGTACTTACCTCGGATTGGTATTGGGGACCCTATAATGTGCTTTGTCATGATGCGCTGCGCAAGTTGGATACCTTTCAGCTTTTTGATGAAAAACAAAATTTTAACCTTCAGGCATTTCAGTCGAAGGTTGCGGATGTATTAGCTACGCAGGACAGCGTGTTGATTATTCTCAATACGCCGGCGCATAATCCTACCGGTTATAGTTTAAGCGATACGGAGTGGGATGGCGTGCTGCAGGTGGCGAAGGAATACGCTAAAAATCCGAATAAACGTATTATTTTGCTGGTGGATGCGGCTTATCTGGAATTTGCCGGAGAAAACAACGAATGTCGGGCTTTTTTTAGCAAATTTGGTCAATTGCCGCAAAATTTATTGACCATTGTCGCTTTCAGCATGTCCAAAGCTTTTACGATGTATGGACAGAGAGTAGGGGCGATGATCGGTATTTCCTCTAATAAAGACGTCATTCAAGAATTTGCGGACATCAATCAATATACCAGCCGGGCTACTTGGTCTAATATTAATACGCCGGCGATGGCTACGATGGCTGCAATTTATCATGACGCACGGCTGAAAGCGGCGGTGGATGCGGAACGACAAAGCTTTTACCATTTGATTCGGGAGCGTGCAGAGACCTTTGTTAATGAAGCGGCCGAAGTTTCTTTACATATGCTGCCCTATCGGGCTGGATTCTTTTTATCCATTCCGGCTAAGAATCCGGAGGCTGTCTGTGACAAACTACAGGAAGACTATATTTTTGCAGTACCTCTTACTAAAGGCATCCGTGTTGCTGTATGTGCGGTTCCGGCATATAAGATTAAAGGCATGGCGGCAAAATTCAAGCAAGCCATAGCCAAGACGGAATAG